A genomic stretch from Pseudomonadota bacterium includes:
- a CDS encoding DUF6231 family protein, whose product MSRATPADLAGMRSDTASPRVLLLGEHASACASHILATCPAAALETLPEDTPLDAIRRVARVDLALLSDIQAWQTPLLAEQSVALLRDHLAARLWVGVSAAGPVTRADCLALGLRGIAAPVPQSEPRNWYSYSIIDYKRAPDWLNADHWANPERWNQERW is encoded by the coding sequence GTGAGCCGCGCCACGCCGGCCGATCTCGCCGGCATGCGCTCGGACACGGCGTCGCCGCGCGTGTTGTTGCTGGGCGAGCACGCGTCGGCGTGTGCGTCACACATCCTGGCGACCTGCCCCGCCGCCGCCCTTGAGACGCTGCCCGAGGACACCCCGCTGGACGCCATCAGGCGGGTCGCCCGCGTCGACCTGGCGCTGCTCTCGGACATACAAGCCTGGCAGACGCCCTTGCTCGCCGAACAGAGCGTCGCGCTGCTGCGGGATCACCTCGCGGCGCGGCTGTGGGTTGGCGTGTCGGCGGCGGGCCCGGTCACGCGCGCCGATTGTCTGGCGCTCGGTCTGCGCGGCATCGCCGCGCCCGTGCCACAATCCGAACCCCGCAATTGGTACAGTTACAGTATCATTGACTACAAGCGGGCCCCCGATTGGCTGAACGCCGACCACTGGGCGAACCCCGAGCGTTGGAATCAGGAGCGCTGGTAG
- a CDS encoding DUF1461 domain-containing protein: MTTGLRTLLGSLCLLLCALALALLPLIFASDWYTFNCQFHTRCANLDPVGVDERVRNMGQFFLHREPLAADWDPRGAAHLADVRVLYDRLALVALAAAVTLTALLVRQPRALRTYARGATLLLLVCVVAVIPAFGLFWEHVFHPALFDNDLWRTRPGEILWSLSPRVFFKHSAMALLGVSSALCAALWLLGPRPR, encoded by the coding sequence GTGACGACCGGCCTGCGGACACTGCTTGGCAGCCTGTGCCTGCTGCTGTGCGCGTTGGCGCTGGCCCTGTTGCCGTTGATCTTCGCCAGCGACTGGTACACCTTCAACTGCCAGTTTCACACCCGCTGCGCGAACCTCGACCCGGTCGGCGTCGACGAGCGGGTGCGCAACATGGGGCAGTTCTTCCTGCACCGCGAACCCCTCGCCGCGGACTGGGACCCGCGCGGCGCCGCCCACCTCGCGGACGTGCGGGTGCTCTACGACCGCCTCGCGCTGGTCGCGCTCGCTGCGGCGGTGACCCTGACCGCCCTGTTGGTCCGGCAACCGCGGGCGCTGCGCACGTACGCCCGCGGGGCCACGCTGCTGCTGCTGGTGTGCGTCGTCGCCGTGATCCCGGCCTTTGGGCTGTTCTGGGAGCACGTGTTCCACCCGGCTCTGTTCGACAACGACCTCTGGCGCACCCGACCGGGCGAGATTCTCTGGTCGCTGTCGCCCCGGGTGTTTTTCAAACACTCGGCCATGGCCCTGCTGGGCGTGTCGAGCGCGCTTTGCGCTGCGCTCTGGCTGCTCGGCCCACGCCCCCGGTGA
- a CDS encoding DUF1244 domain-containing protein: protein MDKPTQTELEAAAFRRLVAHLQERTDVQNIDLMNLSGFCRNCLSKWYAAAASERGLELSLDDARETVYGMPYAEWKAQHQREATPEQQAAYARTHGNAS from the coding sequence ATGGACAAGCCCACCCAGACCGAACTCGAAGCCGCCGCCTTTCGCCGGCTGGTCGCGCACCTCCAGGAACGCACCGACGTGCAGAACATCGACCTGATGAACCTGTCGGGGTTCTGTCGCAACTGCCTGTCGAAGTGGTACGCCGCCGCTGCGTCCGAACGCGGCCTCGAGCTGTCCCTCGATGACGCCCGAGAAACGGTGTACGGCATGCCCTACGCCGAGTGGAAAGCGCAGCACCAGCGCGAAGCCACGCCCGAGCAGCAGGCGGCCTACGCGAGGACCCACGGCAACGCGTCGTGA
- a CDS encoding DUF3301 domain-containing protein — protein MVSQLLVFALIAALGYWWWDSNRARERALGWARSACARAGVQLLDQTVAVRRTRLRRDGRGRLVFWRYFGFEFTDTGERRCQGHAVLLGDTLVNLHLDLRGDDAATLH, from the coding sequence TTGGTTTCGCAACTGCTCGTCTTCGCGCTCATCGCCGCCCTCGGCTACTGGTGGTGGGACAGCAACCGTGCACGGGAGCGCGCGCTCGGCTGGGCGCGCTCGGCCTGCGCGCGCGCCGGGGTGCAGTTGCTCGACCAGACCGTCGCGGTGCGCCGCACCCGACTGCGGCGCGACGGCCGGGGCCGCCTGGTGTTCTGGCGCTATTTCGGATTCGAGTTCACCGACACCGGCGAGCGGCGTTGCCAGGGTCACGCGGTGCTGCTGGGCGACACCCTGGTGAACCTGCACCTCGACCTGCGCGGTGACGACGCCGCGACGCTGCACTGA